One window from the genome of Actinoplanes teichomyceticus ATCC 31121 encodes:
- a CDS encoding aspartate aminotransferase family protein, whose product MTGLPDYAGDGIYLHVRGERYIDCASGTFNVSLGYNAPGIIAALHEQLDRVAHLSSEFTRDKSAEIFELMRDELPPHIGAFWLRDVTGSGANEAAIRIAQKATGRSDIFSLFLSHHGQTVGTTGISGNAFRQRSFTLPFANSVKIPAPDCGNCFYGQVADRCGMLCARRLEDFVEYASSGQVAAVVVEPVMGNGGNIVPPPDYYRVLRETCDKLGVLIIADEVQTGFGRTGSFFASTGYAAALRPDIITFAKGAGGVGIPVAGVLMRPELDVLESWEHSSTSGANPLALVALEETIRYIKDHRVLDNVAAVAGPLHRGLLALAAAFPSMSGVRGVGLMQAFDLPTSVDVEQFIALGRQHGLILRGSRYGFGRTVKVRPPLIITREQVDELLTRLHDTLRSYEKEATRP is encoded by the coding sequence TTGACCGGCCTCCCAGACTACGCAGGAGACGGGATCTACCTGCATGTTCGCGGGGAACGCTACATCGACTGCGCATCCGGGACGTTCAACGTCTCGCTGGGTTACAACGCCCCGGGCATCATCGCCGCGCTGCACGAGCAGCTGGACCGCGTCGCTCACCTGTCCTCCGAGTTCACCCGGGACAAGTCGGCCGAGATCTTCGAGCTGATGCGCGACGAACTGCCGCCGCACATCGGGGCGTTCTGGCTGCGTGACGTCACCGGTTCCGGCGCCAACGAGGCGGCAATAAGAATTGCCCAGAAGGCGACCGGCAGATCGGACATATTCTCGCTCTTCCTGTCGCATCACGGACAGACGGTGGGCACCACCGGAATCTCCGGCAACGCTTTCCGTCAACGCAGCTTCACACTTCCGTTCGCCAATTCCGTCAAAATTCCGGCGCCCGACTGCGGAAACTGCTTCTACGGTCAGGTCGCCGACCGGTGCGGCATGCTGTGCGCCCGCCGGCTCGAGGACTTCGTGGAATACGCCTCGAGCGGTCAGGTGGCGGCCGTGGTCGTCGAGCCGGTGATGGGCAACGGCGGGAACATCGTCCCGCCACCCGACTACTACCGGGTGCTGCGCGAGACGTGCGACAAGCTCGGCGTTCTGATCATCGCCGACGAGGTGCAGACCGGCTTCGGGCGTACCGGATCGTTCTTCGCCTCCACCGGCTACGCCGCGGCCCTGCGCCCGGACATCATCACCTTCGCCAAGGGCGCCGGAGGCGTCGGGATCCCGGTCGCCGGCGTGCTGATGCGGCCGGAGCTCGACGTGCTGGAATCCTGGGAGCACTCCAGCACCTCCGGCGCGAACCCGCTCGCGCTGGTCGCCCTGGAGGAGACGATCCGCTACATCAAGGACCACCGCGTCCTGGACAACGTGGCCGCCGTCGCCGGGCCGCTGCACCGTGGCCTGCTCGCCCTCGCCGCCGCCTTCCCCAGCATGTCCGGGGTCCGCGGGGTCGGCCTGATGCAGGCGTTCGACCTGCCCACCAGTGTGGACGTCGAGCAGTTCATCGCGCTCGGCCGGCAGCACGGCCTCATCCTGCGCGGCAGCCGGTACGGCTTCGGCCGCACCGTGAAGGTGCGCCCGCCGCTGATCATCACCCGCGAGCAGGTCGACGAGCTGCTCACCCGCCTGCACGACACCCTGCGGTCCTACGAGAAGGAGGCCACCCGGCCGTGA
- a CDS encoding zinc-dependent alcohol dehydrogenase, with the protein MKALTYHSAWDVELRDVPDLHVAGDDDVVVDVRYCGICGTDLGIVSGSYPVAVSGVTLGHEASGIVAEVGSAVTSVAVGDRVVINPTPYCGRCRMCQTQRINHCVNKHGTESGVSYDGAYAGRYRTTSAFVHRVPDRVSLQAAALTEPLSCVVAGARKLQPPSLSAHTYVFGAGPLGLLYTWVLSLKGLTPVLIEHSPARLEFARDRLPDGSAAYQSLEEARSKYFNDPQAPLDVVVDTTSTLLEELFPQMACGGTYMSIGLKEKLASIDTMLLADRSLSVIGSIDSLHGSFVEAFHLITSGRIPAERLVSHVVPLAEYRRGFAALGCDIDGRRMRPADQASCKVLIAPGGVDE; encoded by the coding sequence GTGAAAGCCCTCACATACCACAGCGCCTGGGACGTCGAGCTGCGCGACGTGCCGGACCTGCACGTCGCCGGGGACGACGACGTGGTCGTCGACGTGCGGTACTGCGGCATCTGCGGCACCGACCTGGGCATCGTCTCCGGCTCCTACCCGGTCGCGGTCAGCGGCGTCACCCTCGGTCACGAGGCGAGCGGCATCGTCGCGGAGGTCGGCTCCGCCGTCACCAGCGTCGCGGTCGGCGACCGGGTGGTGATCAACCCGACCCCGTACTGCGGCCGCTGCCGGATGTGCCAGACGCAGCGGATCAACCACTGCGTCAACAAGCACGGCACCGAGAGCGGGGTCAGCTACGACGGCGCGTACGCCGGCCGCTACCGGACCACCTCGGCGTTCGTGCACCGGGTGCCGGACCGGGTGTCGTTGCAGGCGGCGGCGCTGACCGAGCCGCTCAGCTGCGTGGTGGCCGGGGCGCGCAAGCTGCAACCGCCGTCGCTGAGCGCGCACACGTACGTCTTCGGCGCGGGTCCGCTCGGGCTGCTCTACACCTGGGTGCTCTCGCTCAAGGGCCTGACCCCGGTGCTGATCGAGCACTCGCCGGCCCGCCTGGAGTTCGCCCGGGACCGGCTGCCCGACGGCTCCGCCGCCTACCAGTCGCTGGAGGAGGCGCGCAGCAAGTACTTCAACGATCCGCAGGCACCGCTGGACGTCGTCGTGGACACCACCTCGACGCTGCTGGAGGAGCTGTTCCCGCAGATGGCGTGCGGGGGAACGTACATGTCGATCGGGTTGAAGGAGAAACTCGCCTCGATCGACACCATGCTGCTGGCCGACCGGAGCCTGTCCGTCATCGGCTCGATCGACTCGCTGCACGGCTCGTTCGTCGAAGCGTTTCACCTGATCACCAGCGGCCGGATCCCGGCGGAACGGCTGGTCAGCCACGTCGTGCCGCTGGCCGAGTACCGGCGCGGGTTCGCGGCGCTGGGCTGCGACATCGACGGTCGCCGGATGCGCCCGGCGGACCAGGCCAGCTGCAAGGTCCTGATCGCGCCGGGCGGCGTCGATGAGTGA
- a CDS encoding glycosyltransferase family 2 protein encodes MSERRISVVVPYRQRADNLRLALSALAEQTLAADGFEVVVGAMEYSDEYLDVCREFTDRLPIVSVLSARPWQVGQARNLALRQATGDVVVLMDVDMALPPRCLEDLWERHFAYGQNVCVVGQMIDYDNNTGDVTAVDVLPYEHYRKVLADLEATGPGDQDPRLSARHVIPWSFAWTALIALPRSLIVDNGLWFDLGFHGYGVEDLEWAYRVGRTGTPIVMGREFFGVHLPHVRSVAANKRTEAPNYRYFLAKWPGPDVELACAFGDFEANERYTGFRRALAEVTGRPGGTLTVVRGVVDGRSELVAGVVPGTTGVLPAGATDVQVLPLAGLALPYPDGGVDRCRVLDPVHALPEPYRERILAEVRRVGGSGA; translated from the coding sequence ATGAGTGAGCGCCGGATCAGCGTCGTCGTCCCGTACCGGCAGCGCGCCGACAACCTGCGGCTGGCGCTGTCCGCCCTGGCCGAGCAGACCCTGGCCGCGGACGGGTTCGAGGTGGTCGTCGGCGCCATGGAGTACAGCGACGAGTACCTCGACGTGTGCCGCGAGTTCACCGACCGCCTCCCCATCGTCTCGGTGCTGTCCGCCCGGCCGTGGCAGGTCGGGCAGGCCCGCAACCTCGCCCTGCGCCAGGCCACCGGGGACGTGGTGGTGCTCATGGACGTCGACATGGCGCTGCCGCCGCGGTGCCTGGAGGACCTCTGGGAACGGCACTTCGCGTACGGCCAGAACGTCTGCGTGGTCGGCCAGATGATCGACTACGACAACAACACCGGGGACGTCACCGCGGTCGACGTGCTGCCGTACGAGCACTACCGCAAGGTGCTGGCCGACCTGGAGGCCACCGGCCCCGGCGACCAGGACCCGCGGCTGTCGGCCCGGCACGTCATCCCGTGGTCGTTCGCGTGGACCGCGCTGATCGCCCTGCCCCGCTCCCTGATCGTCGACAACGGGCTCTGGTTCGACCTGGGCTTCCACGGCTACGGCGTGGAGGACCTGGAGTGGGCGTACCGGGTCGGGCGCACCGGCACCCCGATCGTCATGGGCCGGGAGTTCTTCGGCGTGCACCTGCCGCACGTGCGCAGCGTCGCGGCGAACAAACGGACCGAGGCCCCCAACTACCGGTACTTCCTGGCCAAGTGGCCCGGCCCGGACGTGGAGCTGGCCTGCGCCTTCGGCGACTTCGAGGCCAACGAGCGGTACACCGGGTTCCGCCGGGCGCTGGCCGAGGTCACCGGCCGGCCCGGAGGCACGCTCACCGTCGTCCGGGGCGTGGTCGACGGGCGCAGCGAGCTGGTGGCCGGGGTCGTCCCCGGGACGACCGGCGTGCTGCCGGCCGGCGCGACCGACGTGCAGGTGCTCCCGCTGGCCGGGCTGGCGCTGCCGTACCCGGACGGTGGCGTCGACCGCTGCCGGGTGCTCGACCCGGTGCACGCGCTGCCGGAGCCGTACCGGGAGAGGATCCTCGCCGAGGTGCGGCGGGTCGGCGGGTCCGGTGCCTGA
- a CDS encoding inositol monophosphatase family protein, which translates to MPDTADPALLRRLLTVAVEAAHAGGAVLRGAGPAVAARHKSSPTDPVTAVDLASETAIAEVLGAARPDDGLLGEEGAARAGRTGLRWVVDPVDGTTNLLYHSPHVTVSVACERLAGDGTRWQPLVGVVHDPSRSETFTATYGGGARLNGTPIRANDPVPLDRALVATGFAYGATSRSRQAATVRALLSRVRDLRSHGSAALELCWLAAGRCDAYYEDELARWDWAAGALIAAEAGATVSALGTGVLAAGPALHPALAEVVERP; encoded by the coding sequence GTGCCTGACACGGCCGATCCCGCGCTGCTGCGGCGACTGCTCACGGTGGCGGTCGAGGCCGCGCACGCCGGCGGCGCGGTGCTGCGTGGCGCCGGCCCGGCGGTCGCGGCCAGGCACAAGTCCTCGCCCACCGACCCGGTGACCGCGGTGGACCTGGCCAGCGAGACCGCGATCGCCGAGGTGCTCGGCGCCGCCCGCCCGGACGACGGGTTGCTCGGTGAGGAGGGCGCCGCCCGGGCCGGCCGCACCGGTCTGCGCTGGGTGGTCGACCCGGTGGACGGCACCACGAACCTGCTCTACCACTCCCCGCACGTGACGGTGAGCGTGGCCTGCGAGCGGCTCGCCGGGGACGGGACGCGCTGGCAGCCGCTGGTCGGCGTCGTGCACGACCCGTCCCGCTCGGAGACCTTCACCGCGACGTACGGCGGCGGGGCCCGGCTCAACGGGACGCCGATCCGGGCCAACGACCCGGTGCCGCTGGACCGCGCGCTGGTGGCGACCGGCTTCGCGTACGGCGCCACGTCGCGCTCCCGCCAGGCGGCGACCGTGCGGGCGCTGCTGAGCCGCGTGCGTGACCTGCGCAGCCACGGCAGCGCCGCCCTGGAACTGTGCTGGCTCGCGGCCGGCCGCTGCGACGCCTACTACGAGGACGAGCTGGCGCGCTGGGACTGGGCCGCCGGAGCGCTGATCGCCGCGGAGGCGGGCGCCACGGTCTCCGCCCTGGGCACCGGTGTGCTCGCCGCCGGTCCCGCGCTGCACCCCGCCCTCGCCGAAGTCGTCGAGCGGCCCTGA
- a CDS encoding glycosyltransferase family 2 protein produces the protein MSPYRVQQVTDRDPPYLPLLFHTFMVLAPVFVIWRTAVVNWGVWYGPLAWLAEMFAVGTTALFVLSLRRRTRPLPRTVQPPLTRTVDILVPTVDEPLPVLEPTVLGALRVRGVRDVIVLDDGVREEVRGMAARLGARYLPRASSAGAKAGNLNHGLLATDAEFVVTLDADHVPLPEFIERTLGYFDDPDVAVVQSPQSFYNTESFTFRRRRGVDGGWHEQEMFYGGVQPTKNSTNSAIYTGTSAMLRRSALDSVGGFAPDTSTEDIHTSLRLHARGWKSVYLESPLAYGLEVENLRQYYGTRRRWAIGSLHLLFRHPDSPLRVRGLTWHQRLNYLSAMVAHLQGLNRLLYLLIPVAALTTGVAPVHGPYAVYGFAFLAFTIFSIWIVVRFGRGHYHMLHSEAFAVADTLPMIAALPAAFLGEREFGVTQKRTERTTDRRLKWAYRIFALAELFALGFAVTRLVRGEHVVIAAWSAAFLALSSAYVLVFLAGMERYERSPVVPWYRHLGPEDLYHRIVGRPAEVEPDRVAAR, from the coding sequence ATGTCGCCCTATCGCGTTCAGCAGGTCACCGACCGTGACCCGCCCTACCTGCCGCTGCTGTTCCACACGTTCATGGTTCTCGCGCCGGTCTTCGTGATCTGGCGTACCGCGGTGGTCAACTGGGGCGTCTGGTACGGCCCCCTGGCCTGGCTCGCCGAGATGTTCGCCGTCGGCACGACCGCCCTGTTCGTGCTGTCGCTGCGCCGGCGCACCCGGCCGCTGCCCCGGACCGTGCAGCCGCCCCTGACCCGCACGGTCGACATCCTCGTGCCGACGGTCGACGAGCCGCTTCCGGTCCTCGAACCGACCGTGCTGGGCGCGTTGCGGGTCCGCGGCGTCCGCGACGTCATCGTGCTCGACGACGGCGTCCGCGAGGAGGTCCGCGGCATGGCGGCCCGTCTCGGCGCGCGCTACCTGCCCCGGGCCAGCAGCGCGGGGGCCAAGGCCGGCAACCTCAACCACGGTCTGCTCGCGACCGACGCCGAGTTCGTGGTCACCCTCGACGCCGACCACGTGCCGCTGCCCGAGTTCATCGAACGCACCCTGGGCTACTTCGACGACCCGGACGTCGCCGTCGTGCAGTCACCGCAGTCGTTCTACAACACCGAGTCGTTCACCTTCCGGCGCCGCCGCGGCGTCGACGGTGGATGGCACGAGCAGGAGATGTTCTACGGCGGCGTGCAGCCCACCAAGAACAGCACCAACAGCGCCATCTACACCGGCACGTCGGCGATGCTGCGGCGCAGCGCGCTCGACTCGGTCGGCGGCTTCGCGCCGGACACCTCCACCGAGGACATCCACACCTCGCTGCGGCTGCACGCGCGCGGCTGGAAGTCGGTCTACCTGGAGTCGCCGCTCGCGTACGGGCTCGAGGTGGAGAACCTGCGCCAGTACTACGGCACCCGCCGCCGGTGGGCGATCGGCAGCCTGCACCTGCTGTTCCGCCACCCGGACTCGCCGCTGCGCGTCCGCGGGCTGACCTGGCACCAGCGGCTCAACTACCTGAGCGCGATGGTCGCCCACCTGCAGGGCCTCAACCGGCTGCTGTACCTGCTGATCCCGGTGGCCGCCCTGACCACCGGCGTCGCCCCGGTGCACGGCCCGTACGCCGTCTACGGCTTCGCCTTCCTGGCGTTCACGATCTTCTCGATCTGGATCGTCGTGCGGTTCGGCCGCGGCCACTACCACATGCTGCACAGCGAGGCCTTCGCGGTCGCCGACACCCTGCCGATGATCGCCGCCCTGCCCGCCGCGTTCCTGGGCGAACGCGAGTTCGGGGTGACCCAGAAACGCACCGAACGCACCACGGACCGCCGGCTCAAGTGGGCGTACCGGATCTTCGCCCTGGCCGAGCTGTTCGCGCTCGGCTTCGCGGTGACCCGTCTGGTGCGCGGCGAGCACGTGGTCATCGCCGCCTGGTCGGCGGCGTTCCTGGCGCTGAGCTCGGCGTACGTCCTGGTCTTCCTGGCCGGCATGGAGCGGTACGAGCGCAGCCCGGTGGTCCCGTGGTACCGCCACCTCGGCCCGGAGGACCTCTATCACCGCATCGTCGGCCGGCCGGCCGAGGTGGAGCCCGACCGGGTCGCGGCGCGGTGA
- a CDS encoding LLM class flavin-dependent oxidoreductase, with product MTTLGAVLLPQLPPERMRDVAQAADEAGLPELWLWEDCFLTSGVAAASAALAWTRQVRVGVGLLPAPLRNVALTAMEVATLHRLFPGRVHIGVGHGVQDWMAQVGARAESPMTLLREYVTALRALLAGERVTVHGRYVRLDRVALDWPPAAPAPVHVGAVGPRTLHLAGEVADGAILTGGTTPAQVSAARDRVLRGREAAGRADPPRITVYLHAATGPDAAARMAAEQARWGYPGGDDDRTVTGDAAEIAAQVRRWARAGADSVVLQPTPDDPDPEGFVRFVAQDVRALLD from the coding sequence GTGACGACCCTCGGCGCGGTCCTGCTCCCGCAGCTGCCTCCGGAACGGATGCGCGACGTGGCGCAGGCCGCCGACGAGGCCGGCCTGCCGGAGCTGTGGCTGTGGGAGGACTGTTTCCTGACCAGCGGTGTGGCCGCCGCCTCGGCCGCGCTCGCCTGGACCCGGCAGGTACGCGTCGGCGTGGGTCTGCTGCCCGCGCCGCTGCGCAACGTGGCGCTGACCGCGATGGAGGTCGCCACGCTGCACCGGCTCTTCCCGGGCCGGGTGCACATCGGTGTGGGGCACGGCGTGCAGGACTGGATGGCCCAGGTCGGCGCGCGTGCCGAGTCGCCGATGACGCTGCTGCGCGAGTACGTCACCGCCCTGCGCGCCCTGCTCGCCGGCGAACGGGTCACCGTGCACGGCCGGTACGTGCGCCTCGACCGCGTCGCGCTGGACTGGCCGCCGGCCGCGCCGGCGCCGGTGCACGTCGGGGCGGTCGGGCCGCGCACCCTGCACCTGGCCGGCGAGGTCGCCGACGGCGCGATCCTCACCGGCGGCACCACCCCGGCGCAGGTCAGCGCGGCCCGCGACCGGGTGCTGCGGGGCCGGGAGGCGGCCGGCCGCGCCGATCCGCCCCGGATCACCGTCTACCTGCACGCGGCCACCGGTCCGGATGCCGCCGCCCGGATGGCCGCCGAACAGGCCCGCTGGGGGTACCCCGGCGGCGACGACGACCGGACGGTCACCGGCGACGCGGCCGAGATCGCCGCACAGGTGCGGCGGTGGGCGCGGGCCGGGGCGGACAGCGTGGTGCTGCAACCCACCCCGGACGACCCGGACCCCGAGGGGTTCGTCCGGTTCGTCGCCCAGGATGTGCGGGCGCTGCTGGACTGA
- a CDS encoding WGR domain-containing protein translates to MPADTTYLELSEDSGSAHKFYEVTVDGTELTIRYGRIGDRGQVKQSSFATGEKARAEASKKIGEKVRKGYAPAVPGGRQKRSVSRRQIVSTRSTATRAPMLWRYRSGSPAFGIFVDDDVCMVGNENGLITTLGHDATVLQQVRLPDGVKCIVADDGWIYAGCDDGNVYDLSGKVPRLAYRIAPEIDIYWLDIHDGVLGVSDAKGGISAIDHEDEFLWQRPGRGGSAWMVRCDATAVHHGNAAGVSSFDWRTGRELWHMKTRPVLFGWQERDTLYAGTSGREVVELGKDGSLRQAYRCDGPVFSCATAADGRYVFAGDSASSIYCFDAAGTRLWKLSTGCGSAYSMQYHDERLYIVTTDGSLACIDASEAAIRSAIGGTVPQPVDVKAPPRMPEVTPSTVVEVVHDATDGVLVECVDVGGRVRVRVLSPGYRGDWQVQFPKGIREPGSRFVVTGVREAARGGFYRAYGEIRRLV, encoded by the coding sequence ATGCCTGCCGACACGACCTACCTCGAACTCTCCGAAGACAGCGGGAGTGCGCACAAGTTCTACGAGGTGACGGTCGACGGCACCGAGCTGACCATCCGGTACGGCCGGATTGGCGACCGCGGGCAGGTGAAGCAGTCGTCGTTCGCCACCGGGGAGAAGGCCCGGGCGGAGGCGTCGAAGAAGATCGGGGAGAAGGTCCGCAAGGGGTACGCCCCGGCGGTCCCCGGTGGCCGGCAGAAACGGTCGGTGTCCCGGCGGCAGATCGTCAGCACCCGGTCCACGGCGACGCGCGCGCCGATGCTCTGGCGCTACCGGTCCGGCTCCCCGGCGTTCGGCATCTTCGTCGACGACGACGTCTGCATGGTCGGCAACGAGAACGGGCTGATCACCACCCTGGGCCACGACGCCACCGTGCTCCAGCAGGTCCGGCTGCCCGACGGGGTGAAGTGCATCGTCGCCGACGACGGCTGGATCTACGCCGGCTGCGACGACGGCAACGTCTACGACCTGTCCGGCAAGGTGCCCCGCCTGGCGTACCGGATCGCCCCGGAGATCGACATCTACTGGCTGGACATCCACGACGGCGTGCTCGGGGTGTCCGACGCCAAGGGCGGGATCTCGGCGATCGACCACGAGGACGAGTTCCTCTGGCAGCGGCCGGGCCGGGGCGGGTCGGCGTGGATGGTCCGCTGCGACGCCACCGCCGTGCATCACGGCAACGCCGCCGGAGTGTCCAGCTTCGACTGGCGCACCGGGCGGGAGCTGTGGCACATGAAGACCCGGCCGGTGCTGTTCGGCTGGCAGGAGCGCGACACGCTCTACGCCGGAACGTCCGGGCGGGAGGTCGTCGAGCTGGGTAAAGACGGGTCGCTGCGGCAGGCGTACCGGTGCGACGGCCCGGTGTTCTCGTGCGCCACCGCCGCGGACGGGCGCTACGTCTTCGCCGGCGACAGCGCGTCGTCGATCTACTGCTTCGACGCCGCCGGCACCCGGCTGTGGAAACTGTCCACCGGCTGCGGCTCGGCGTACTCGATGCAGTACCACGACGAGCGCCTCTACATCGTGACCACGGACGGGTCACTGGCCTGCATCGACGCCAGCGAGGCGGCGATCCGCTCGGCGATCGGCGGCACCGTGCCGCAGCCGGTGGACGTGAAGGCGCCGCCGCGGATGCCGGAGGTCACCCCGTCCACGGTGGTCGAGGTGGTCCACGACGCCACCGACGGCGTGCTGGTCGAATGTGTCGACGTCGGCGGCCGGGTGCGGGTCCGGGTGCTGTCCCCGGGCTACCGCGGTGACTGGCAGGTGCAGTTCCCGAAGGGCATCCGCGAACCGGGCAGCCGCTTCGTGGTGACCGGGGTGCGCGAGGCGGCGCGGGGCGGCTTCTACCGGGCGTACGGCGAGATCCGCCGCCTGGTGTGA
- a CDS encoding sulfatase family protein, whose amino-acid sequence MPAQPRHLLSRLAVATTLLVTTGCAAAEPPSAVPATASSSAVAPPRAATSPPGTVPPGAAGSPGRLPESARARPNIVFVLADDLSDDLLPYMPNVLALRRDGTSFANYTVTDSLCCPSRASILTGRYPHNTGIVKNNGSDGGFRLFHSRGQERSTFATDLKAAGYRTAFYGKYMNEYFPRGTFGGRRPYVPPGWDDWAAGGDAYGGFDYELNENGTVRRYGSRPQDYLTDVLSGKAQDFITASAAAGKPFLVEVSTYTPHLPYTPAPRDAQSFAGLTAPRSSAYDAVPVDAPPWLAGHPPLPAWLHRHIDDSFRKRVQSVQAIDLMVGRLRETLARVGAARDTLVIFSSDNGYHMGEHRLNPGKMTAYESDIRVPLIVAGPGVRAGAVVDAPVENIDLRPTFADLAGLRASAVVDGRSVEPLLGGVVPAGWRTAALIEHSDPATDPLDPDYNRDSENVPPSYDALRTPAFTYVEYVDGSREYYDHRSDPDQMLNLAPGLDPERRTELHEALHALNTCTGAASCHAAGRTLD is encoded by the coding sequence ATGCCCGCACAGCCACGCCACCTGCTCAGCCGCCTCGCCGTCGCCACCACGCTGCTCGTCACCACGGGCTGCGCGGCGGCGGAGCCACCGTCCGCCGTCCCGGCCACCGCGTCATCGTCCGCGGTGGCGCCCCCGCGCGCCGCCACGTCACCGCCCGGCACCGTGCCACCGGGCGCCGCCGGCTCGCCCGGCCGGCTGCCCGAGTCCGCCCGGGCCCGGCCCAACATCGTCTTCGTGCTGGCCGACGACCTGTCCGACGACCTGCTGCCGTACATGCCGAACGTGCTCGCCCTGCGCCGCGACGGCACCTCGTTCGCGAACTACACGGTCACCGACTCGCTGTGCTGCCCGTCCCGGGCGTCCATCCTCACCGGGCGGTACCCGCACAACACCGGCATCGTGAAGAACAACGGCTCGGACGGCGGGTTCCGGCTCTTCCACAGCCGCGGCCAGGAACGCTCGACGTTCGCCACCGATCTGAAGGCGGCCGGGTACCGGACGGCCTTCTACGGCAAGTACATGAACGAGTACTTCCCCCGCGGCACCTTCGGCGGCCGCCGGCCGTACGTGCCGCCGGGCTGGGACGACTGGGCCGCCGGCGGCGACGCGTACGGCGGCTTCGACTACGAGCTGAACGAGAACGGGACGGTGCGCCGGTACGGCTCCCGGCCGCAGGACTACCTCACCGATGTGCTGTCCGGCAAGGCACAGGACTTCATCACCGCCTCGGCGGCGGCGGGCAAGCCGTTCCTGGTGGAGGTGTCGACGTACACCCCGCATCTGCCGTACACCCCGGCGCCGCGCGACGCGCAGTCGTTCGCCGGGCTGACCGCGCCGCGCAGCTCCGCGTACGACGCGGTGCCGGTCGACGCGCCGCCGTGGCTGGCCGGGCACCCGCCACTGCCCGCCTGGCTGCACCGGCACATCGACGACAGTTTCCGCAAGCGGGTGCAGTCGGTGCAGGCCATCGACCTGATGGTGGGCCGGCTGCGGGAGACGCTGGCCCGCGTGGGCGCCGCCCGCGACACCTTGGTGATCTTCAGTTCGGACAACGGCTACCACATGGGTGAACACCGGCTGAACCCCGGGAAGATGACCGCGTACGAGAGCGACATCCGGGTGCCGCTGATCGTGGCCGGCCCCGGGGTGCGCGCCGGCGCGGTCGTCGACGCGCCGGTGGAGAACATCGACCTGCGCCCCACCTTCGCCGACCTGGCCGGGCTCCGGGCGTCCGCGGTGGTCGACGGGCGCAGCGTCGAGCCGCTGCTGGGCGGGGTGGTCCCGGCCGGCTGGCGGACCGCCGCGCTGATCGAGCACAGCGATCCGGCGACCGATCCGTTGGACCCGGACTACAACCGCGACTCCGAGAACGTCCCGCCGTCGTACGACGCGCTGCGGACCCCGGCGTTCACGTACGTGGAATACGTCGACGGCAGCCGGGAGTACTACGACCACCGCTCCGATCCCGACCAGATGCTCAATCTGGCGCCCGGGCTCGATCCGGAGCGCCGGACCGAGCTGCACGAGGCCCTGCACGCGCTGAACACGTGCACGGGCGCCGCCTCCTGTCACGCCGCCGGCCGCACGCTCGACTGA
- a CDS encoding phosphotransferase family protein encodes MPAAEVVMIWDWVRTEALPGRRVTGVRELTGGFSNHNVAISTDDGNTYVLRRYRGRNACAVEAALARRLAGVVPVPEVVAADETGRLAGEPALLSRFRPGRPLSDVLASADAGVAEQCGRAVGLTLARIGTVSFEAPGFFADASLTPGPPGVEPAAGLDDFVQRCLAQGDAAGHLTAGEQRALREHAARATALLVAVHGCRLLVHSDYNPKNLLVDADHGRWRVTAVLDWEFAFSGPPLVDVGNMLRDPRPPGFAEAFVGGFRDAGGGLPPDWRELSAALDLYALADFLTRPPEHRYFQRALHRIRELLARTG; translated from the coding sequence ATGCCGGCGGCTGAGGTGGTCATGATCTGGGACTGGGTACGGACCGAGGCGCTGCCCGGGCGCCGGGTGACCGGGGTGCGCGAGCTGACCGGCGGCTTCAGCAACCACAACGTGGCGATCTCGACGGACGACGGGAACACCTACGTGCTGCGGCGCTACCGCGGCCGCAACGCGTGCGCGGTCGAGGCGGCGCTGGCACGTCGCCTCGCCGGGGTGGTCCCGGTGCCCGAGGTGGTCGCGGCGGACGAGACCGGCCGGCTCGCCGGGGAACCGGCGCTGCTGTCCCGATTCCGGCCCGGCCGGCCGCTGAGCGACGTGCTGGCCTCGGCGGACGCGGGTGTGGCGGAGCAGTGCGGACGGGCGGTCGGGCTGACGCTGGCCCGGATCGGGACGGTGTCGTTCGAGGCGCCCGGGTTCTTCGCCGACGCGAGCCTCACCCCGGGGCCGCCCGGTGTCGAACCGGCCGCCGGGCTGGACGACTTCGTGCAGCGGTGCCTCGCGCAGGGCGACGCGGCCGGTCACCTCACCGCCGGTGAGCAGCGCGCCCTGCGCGAGCACGCCGCCCGGGCCACCGCGCTGCTGGTCGCGGTGCACGGCTGCCGGCTGCTGGTGCACAGCGACTACAACCCGAAGAACCTGCTGGTCGACGCCGACCACGGCCGCTGGCGGGTGACGGCCGTGCTGGACTGGGAGTTCGCGTTCAGCGGTCCGCCGCTGGTGGACGTCGGCAACATGCTGCGCGACCCGCGCCCGCCCGGCTTCGCCGAGGCGTTCGTCGGCGGCTTCCGGGACGCGGGCGGCGGTCTGCCGCCGGACTGGCGGGAGCTCAGCGCGGCGCTCGACCTGTACGCCCTCGCCGACTTCCTCACGCGCCCGCCGGAGCATCGGTACTTCCAGCGGGCGCTGCACCGGATCCGTGAACTGCTGGCCCGCACCGGCTGA